Proteins found in one Methanospirillum hungatei JF-1 genomic segment:
- a CDS encoding methyl-accepting chemotaxis protein, which yields MAVANEIKNGNINATINTSEHEGEFFVTVQSVNDLIRAFVHPLQEAMNIVNKYATGNFTARYDTKAQVKGDFEKFKIALDNSGMSVSDAINGVKGEVETLQALMEETNASATEVSSTTTMLAQNSSSVSGLAERSSRSITQVLSAMDDLSKAVGAVAAAAEEASGKAMETVQLSEKGLKLAGEAERGMNGIMVSFEDTGSNIQDINNQMEEIGKIVGIITGISEQTGLLALNAAIEAARAGEAGLGFAVVADEVKSLAQESQKSAENIATIIGNLQKKSQIVSDSMTKSLHEVKSGNEAVRETLRVFNEIVAAINLIYEQLAEGASASEEQAATVQEITAIVNEIENMVRQTAKEAVDSAAATEEVTASIDQISRAISEATLAIQRIATGMGHFTVA from the coding sequence ATGGCTGTTGCAAACGAGATAAAGAATGGTAATATCAATGCAACCATCAATACCTCGGAGCACGAAGGGGAATTTTTCGTAACGGTCCAGAGTGTCAATGATCTAATCAGAGCCTTTGTTCATCCTCTTCAGGAGGCCATGAATATTGTCAATAAGTATGCTACCGGTAATTTTACCGCCCGATATGATACGAAGGCGCAGGTGAAGGGTGACTTTGAAAAATTCAAGATTGCCCTGGATAACAGTGGAATGAGTGTATCTGACGCAATCAACGGCGTTAAGGGAGAGGTTGAGACATTACAGGCGTTGATGGAAGAGACCAATGCCAGTGCAACCGAGGTCTCCAGTACAACCACTATGCTTGCACAGAACTCCTCATCGGTAAGCGGGCTTGCAGAGCGGAGCAGCAGGAGTATTACTCAGGTCCTCTCGGCCATGGATGATCTCTCAAAAGCAGTCGGAGCTGTTGCCGCTGCTGCAGAGGAGGCATCAGGAAAAGCCATGGAGACTGTGCAGTTATCAGAAAAAGGGCTGAAACTTGCAGGAGAAGCCGAGCGAGGAATGAATGGAATCATGGTCTCATTTGAAGATACGGGGAGCAATATACAGGACATCAATAACCAGATGGAAGAGATAGGAAAGATAGTAGGCATTATCACCGGGATTTCAGAGCAGACCGGTCTTCTCGCACTGAATGCGGCCATTGAAGCAGCCCGGGCTGGAGAAGCCGGATTGGGATTTGCAGTCGTAGCTGATGAGGTCAAATCACTTGCACAGGAGTCACAAAAGTCAGCAGAAAATATTGCCACTATTATAGGAAACCTCCAGAAAAAGTCACAGATCGTTTCAGATTCCATGACAAAATCACTGCATGAGGTGAAATCAGGGAACGAGGCAGTCAGGGAGACATTACGAGTGTTTAATGAGATTGTAGCCGCTATTAATCTCATTTATGAACAACTGGCAGAAGGAGCCAGTGCCTCAGAGGAACAGGCTGCAACAGTGCAGGAGATAACCGCAATTGTCAATGAGATTGAAAACATGGTTCGGCAAACCGCAAAAGAAGCGGTGGATTCTGCTGCAGCAACAGAAGAAGTAACCGCCTCAATAGATCAGATATCCAGGGCAATTTCAGAAGCAACTCTAGCAATTCAACGAATAGCAACCGGGATGGGACACTTTACAGTGGCATAA